TAGAGTCTATGTAcagtaatataaaaaaataagcaGACAAATACGTACATGTATCTTCTCAAAAACCGCGCACAGTCCCACAAAAGTGATCTCTTTTCAACACAACGCACACCTTCATGGATTATTGGCGTTAAACTCGTGTAATTGTAACTCACATCTTCTGGAGATTTCACAAAGAACCCAAACTTgctacacatttaaaaaaaacaacaaaaacacacacacacacacacatggctcTGCAATCTCACACGATGTCTCTATCCATATTTCATCACCGTATGACAGACgcagcaaaacacacaataatgtaaaacactgaaaaatgagaTGTCATGGAGGCCGACAGTGGCTGTTTGACCTAGAATTTAATATTACTTGGATGTGGAAAAGATACGTGTCTGTTCTACTCAACACATTTTTACCCTTTCAGACGTCACTCTCATCTGTTGTGAGACAACATTTTACTCGCCCAGTTTTAGAGCCAATATCTGGGGACACAGCGCGCCACAGGAGCGGTGACTAGTCAGCAAACCCCCACTTATCTAAACGTGAACACACCTGAATGTCCATTAAAATTGTGCTTTGCTTTAAATAACTACTTATGTTAAGcagtagtcagtcagtcagtcagagttgAATCACTACGTTGAGATGTTTTATCTAAAAACTAATAATTTGGTTGCGATAAAATGGCCCCTTGTGTTAGGAATGTTGGccaaaaactataaaaatgtgGCCCCAGGTTGTAAAAACAATAATCTCTCTTTAAAACTGCATCTCATCCTGATAATAATCTCTGACAACTGTCTGCGCTGGagaggcagaaaacaaatgagtgtCTTGAAAAGTTCATCCCTTTTTAATGGAAATGATCGCGGCAGTGCCACACACAGTTCAGCTTCCTTCGAGATCGGCAGTTGGTAgcatctttaaaaatgtcttgtttttgtacCCAATTAGTTGTGGAGTCGTAAGTTGGTTCAGGACGTGGATCCAGCAGAGATTCATTCAAAGCCTCTAACTGCAACTGACTGAGCGTGCCGGACACAGAAACATCCGAGTCTTAACTGCTGTGCAATTTGTTTTCAGGATAAAGTATGTTCTGAAAATACTGTCAAATGCAGCATGCAGCAGATAAACATATCAGCTAATGTCACATTTGTAATATATTCAATAGTATTTATAACAagggttgttttgtgtcttgtcGCTGTTTTGGCCAGTTTACTGTTTAACACTGAACTCACCACAGTGAATGTTAAGTTACACCACAGGAACAGAAAATATTAATTGATGAGTATTTGGCAGGtgtaaaacacacaggacaCCATGAACATTGTTCTGGTCGGTGATGTGCAGGTAACTAAAACAACAGTCTAGATGCTTAAAGGACAAAGTCGGACGTTATTGCTTCCATGGTAAACACAAATAATCCACTTTAGTCCAAATGAGGAGGCCAATAATATATGAAGCCatgttctttttgttgttgaaagaCGTGTTAAGGATagttttcctttgtttctttcactgtgttgCCAGACGGCTGTGAGGAGTACAGTGTTTAAACAGGTATTAGCCAAATCTCCGACAGTAAGACGCAGGCTGATAGACACAAGTGTGTGAGGCAACATGCTAACTGTTGACCTTTTCTGTGATGCTGCACAGGATTGTGGCTGATGTCTTAGACTATGAAGCTTCAGTTAGCACTTCGCAAGTGTCTATCATTGACCTGGATGACAGTACACACGGCCTACGGAGGAGAAGGTAGTTTAAGCAGAACTGGATCAGGATGACTTCGTCAAAAACAGCCAGCCGTGTGCAGACTGAAGGCCAGGCAGGCAGGATCAAACCGTCAAAGTATTTGAAAAGAACTGAAATGCTACTTGGCCCAGCTCGGTGTTCAGGACAGAACTATTCGGATTTATGGCAGTAAAGGTCTTTAAGTGCTTTAAGTTCTTCAATTAGTGTCTTGTTTTGGTTCTCCAGGACGGCCACTCGGTTCTCCAGACACTTAACATactccttcttcttcctgcgACATTCACGGGCTGCCTCTCTGTTGGAAGGACAGGACACAATTTGTTTTCCTTAAtcattttttttggggggggggggggggggggggtttgggggCACTTTGGGGGCATCatactgtctgtttttaattaaatgcaCCTACCCCCGGCTGACTTTTAGGCTGGCCTGTTAAACCGTGTGGTGACACATACGAACCTTCTGATGCAACAGCAAAGCTACTATTGAAATCAGacatacaaagacacagaatCTTCCTCTGTTCATACCTGTTCTTCATGAGGCGGACTTCCCGTTTACGGGTGACCTCCTCAGTAGCACCCTGGGTGGGGAGGGCGGGGGAAGAGGCCATGACCACCCCGGGTGCGATGGTGCTGGCGGGGGCTGCTCGGATCTGATAGGCCTGGACGTCACCGGACGCAGCTGAAACGTGCGGTTGGCAGAGAGTGGGTGATcgattttattattttataggGAGAATCTACCTTTAATCAGCTAGTTTGCTGACTGAGAACTGCAAATGTTTTGGTCTTTACCATCAAACAGAAAACCGCCTTCAAAAAGTAATGGCTGTAATTGCAAAACAGCACATTCTCACCTTGGACCACCACCTGGTTACTGGGAACCAGTATTTGCTGGCCGTCGCTGGTCTGTGCATACTGGAGGATGGTGGCTCCGGGCTGGGCGGCTGCCGCTGCGTTGGTCATAGTCAGAGTCTGGAGGCCCTGGACTCCATCTGTGCCATTATTGGCCAGCTGAATGGCTCCACCCTGTGTGATTGCAACTTTATGTTTGGTGACAGGGACAGATgacaaggaggagaagagaaacagatgacagaatcaatcaaatcaaagaaaaggaaaatacaaaagaaagaaacaccaGCAGAAATGTGTTACGACTGCttgttactgtatgtgcaatGATTCAGTGCAgcaaaatgtcttttcagcaaGCACCAGCTTTCAGAAAATATAGATTTTCAACTATTATGGGTGCAGTCCAATCTACTGCCGGCATGATTTACAGCCATAGCACGCTCATTAGGCTAATTGTAATGAGCAAGCTAAAATGAAAGCTCACTGTATGTAGCCTAATTAGCAACACATCTTCAAACCAAGCCACGTTTTGGAGACTTGGTGGTGGAGCGGCAGCACCAACCTTCTCTCTCCAGCCAGGGGTTAAATTAGATTTTGTCATGCTGGGCATCCCTGGGTTCAGAGGATTTAGAAATTCTGTCAGTGTGCAGTGGACTTATCCAAAACCCGGGTTTTGTATGCGTTGGACACATCCAAAGCCACAGGAGTGCACAGGCAGGGCGTAGTCCGGGTCAGCCAAAGTCTTAATGGTGCCCTAGCAAAATCTGATTAGGGGGGCCGCCTGCAGGCTGCTATATTAGATTATCTGataatatatgcatgtatacaaTCTACAGTATAAGCCTGCTTAGCATTATATTTACAGGGACAACAATAATGCAATATCACTGCTCTACTGTAAAACTTATAAACCCATTATTATTAGTCGTAGCTGTGTAAACTGGCTTACACCACACCACTGTGTGCACTGCCTGACATGTTTTTACCCTTCCATGGTTTATCATCTTCAAAAAGAGAGGTCTAATGTTCATTTGCACTTTACCACTCAGTGATACAGCACTAAATGACATACTGGTAATGAGCAGCAAAAACCAAACTGCAGGATAGCAAAAGTATGACTCCTGATTAAAGCTACCAAGTTAAAAacgaaaataaacattttctaaaGCTTCAAAATCCGTTATTGTTTCGCCGATTGAAAGGAATAACCGAATGAATGGGTGGTAAACGGCCCCAGTCTGTTTCCCAGCAGTtcacagtgagaaaaaacaatgaaattgtAAAAACCTTCTTTATCTGACTGGAGTTCAGGTTTGAAAATGGCGTCCATTAGTTTCCGTTGCCACTCGTTCTCTTTTGGACGACGAAGTTCGTCCGCATTTTCTGATATCGTTctttcaaacagctcaaatatTTCACCGGCAGCTGCAATTAGTCTCCGGTTGACAGAAGCTCTAAACTTTTGAACTGTTGACATTTTTTTACAGCATCTTCTCCTCCAGACACTCTCTGTTTAAAACGGGTCAATCTGGCATGACAAGCGTTGCTAGGTTACGTTCGGGTCTACTTCCTGGTAGCGTTAGCATGCTAGGTTAGCTTCATTcggcattttttaaatgaaatgaaatgggtTTATTCTTTGAGACGTTTTCACCTGCCGAAACGTTCACCCACTAATGGAGCCAGGACCCGGGACCAGAACCACCATTTCACCCGTTAGGTTGTGGAtcgctgttttgaagcctcgagtttggctttacggacgtcgccatcttggatttttgAAGCCAGAAGGGACGTTTGTTCCAcaaagaccacctctgattggttagtcacgACGTAGTCCCGCCCCATAATATACCCCTCTTTATCTCTTCTATTcttatatcaatcaatcaatcaatagagTAAGtagctaagcagctgctgtgttcGCAGTCCTGCCTCCCACTGCTTTGTATGTTTTAGATGTTAGATAGATCAGCTCGATAGATCAGCTCAACATCAAGCTCCAAAACATAAATGAACACCATTTTAAATGACTtctataaaaagataaaataaaaataacagtgaTGTTTTTAGTTACTAAAAAAGAACCAATAACGAGAGTCTTTAAGAGAATTAGCATGAATAAAATCCTAAATCTCTAAACTGTGTGAAACGACCTGTGATGTCTGAGCAGTGAGCGAcagtagtgatgggaatttgggctctttttagagagccggttCTTTCGGCTCGGCTCCCTAAAACgagccggctctttcggctcccaagtggcagatttttttgttgcttcaatgaatttattaccaaattatgtgtaaaatgaattactaatgtaaaaaacacattatatagaatatttattgtttatattgctttattaatttgaaattatttaattttactggggtcatggagctctgggctgcaggtcttggtggctgtggtgttgtcctggatgatgctgtagacattgtaggagcagtagacacactggcaccttcattaacagcagcttcctttgcttgtctttcctcctctaactgaattgatgggtgaacagtacacacatgtctgtgcaggttgtttttggagcctgatatgaaattttaattttgcaaagtctgcactctgccctccaactatcaattatattaaaatgtgttctgtcgctcatgtttctcacctgtcctgcctgcagtctgactatgtagcagtgctctctcactctccgtctgacacacagacactaccacacatcttgaccaatcacaggcggctttaacagaaaaaagatgagaaaaacaaacatatcggctcccgatcaggagccggctcccgTCGCAGAGCCGGgtctaagaaccggatcgttcacgaccgacacatcactaagCAACAGGTGGAGTTCACCATGCCGACTATGACGCTTGTTAAACCTACTGTATTGGCCGCTGCTGGTCTGGTAGATGGGCGTGGGCACAGTAACGGTGGTGATTGCGTGTGTGGcggaagctgcagcagaggaggcgTCCTCCTCGGCCCTTTCCTCCTCGATACGAGGGACAGCCGGTGCGTCGGACGAAAGGTCGTTCAGGATTTTTCTGTCGGGACGGAACAAGTGTGGGGGTTATTTGCACTGACAAACCAGCCTGAGCACACTGGTTTAAACACGTTTTAGATTTCAGACACTTATGcaccaaacatttgctgcttctTGCTTGCAAGACGAATATCAGCACAGTTTACGACGAAGCCTAGCCTGCAATGAACACAGCTTGTTAtggaaagcaaagcaaagaatggggagaaaattacaaaaagaaCTGATTATGTGGCCTATGAgcaagtaaaagaaaacaggagtttGTGTTTGAACTTATACTTTGtgttattaattttaaaatattcatagtAGGTGAATACTCATGGGAAAACACTACTGACAAGACAAAAaggtgccacacacacacacacacacacacacacacacacacacacacacacacacacacacacacacacacacacacacacacacctgtacgaGGGCCGTCGTGACAGAATCTCTCTGCGCTTCTGAGAGTCAGTCACACTGTCTACTGACTCCTGTGAATCCTCGCTCTCTGCGATGGTGGAGATctggagcaaacaaacaaaccaataaaccaaacaaaccCTCTAACTTCCAGTTCTTCATACTGCAGCCAAATATGACACATGTAACAATagtatcgtgtgtgtgtgtgtgtgtgtgtgtgtgtgtgttacctgtacagCCTGGACCTGTGGGGACTGGATGACTGACGGCTGTGCAGCCTGGATGACGCCGTGGACCTGAACCGTCTGTCCGTTGGGAAGCTGTACCAGCGTTACTGTGGGACCTGTTGCTGTGGCGTGgcctgttgccatggatacCTGTAATCCAGAAGTGATGTGACCACACTGTtatggtgtttttaaaaaatgtttggcATCAGCAGGACTTTTCCACTGAGTTCACTGACCAGAAGCGGTGGTAGTAGTGGTAATGTCATCTGTTACCTGTGCCAGAGTAGCGATCTGCGCAGAGGTGATCTGGTGGTTCTCCGTCTCCGTCACAGCAGTCTCCACCCCCTGCTGAGCCTCCACTACTGACTCCATCTTCATTGGCTGAGCTGAGGACGAAGGTTAGAGGGGAAGCTGTTAAAAGCTGAACTTTtgttaagcagcagcagcagaatcacAACCATCTAACATCTAATAATAACAGAGGGACTCACAACATTTCAGATTGTGGGAACACTTTGGGAACATCCCCTGAGCTTAGGAAAACAATTGTAGttaattaaccctttaacgtcctcaccaagaaaaaagcaatgaaaaaatgtattctttatatattttatttccttggggcactaattcCAAaattctatgtttttttatgaacagacattttttgaaatattggcctctaccaaacggttgagatgtcgtatgtaaaacatgttttcaataagatatagtgagtcaaaatgtgctctaccatatggttgagcagaaggttaaagggttaagaaaGTTATAAAGATTATAGTTATAAAAAATGCAGTTGAAATGCAGAGGGAAAAGATTTTGAATGGGAGTCACTAATAACTATAGAATATTAACAAATTAAATTGTCTTATTTCAGTTTGAAGAGCATTCCTAGAAGATCTCCACACGTTGTTCCACCTCAGTAATGAAAAATATATCTCAGGAGTTCACACAGTACATAATAAATCTGGAAACACAACCGGAAAATGTCCCCAGAAGCCTCTTCTGCTATAAAGTTACCAGACTGTCTGTAAGCTCTGATCAGATGGTGAATCATCGTCAccacaggagaaaaacatgtGCATTTTGAGGCAGTGTGAACCATAAACCAAGTGTTTGTCAGTAAGAGGatcatcctgctgctgcctgggacgctgttttctctgtttgggACAATagcaaaaacactcatttttaaTCATATAGGAATGTTTGCCTCACCTCAAGGGATGTTCCCACAATCTGAAAATGTTGGGAACGCCCCCCGTTACTCATgaatataacatttttattgcttttccgAGCTGGTTGCTGCACCGCGGCGGTACAGTCGTAAAACTGACTATGAGGTTATGGGTGCTGAACTCAGAAATGTGCGCACGTGATCACAACGTCTTCATTTGTTCGTGATAACTCATGTGATGAAGCATGAAGGAAAAAATGCAAGAAATGTCACAAAACCGCTTCTGAGGCACTTTTAAACAAAACCAGAGCGACGGACAGGAGACGACTGCTGTCTGTGGTGGCTCTTGCTCGCTGATTAGGCCACTTAGTTCAGAGTAGCTCAATTTCTGCTGCGACCACATCCATCAACGTCTGTTACACCATAAACCACAACATGACCTGTTTTTTAGGCTCAAACTGAGACAACTGTGACCCACTGAACCTCAGCgtgatgtttttttataaaataataaaatacatttggaTGTGTCCCATGTCCTAAGCAGGTATGGAAGAACCCATCTGTGTACTCTGCCTGTAAGAGGCTCTGACTTAAGACAAGATATTTCTTCATTAGACAGAAcaagaataaaacaatgaataataagTGAACAGTCTATAATGATGTATtgatataatgataatgaaagtctataatgaaaaaaatggcACCACTACAAACATCCGCCATCGCATTTGGGCAGAATATAAGAGGAAAACATTTGTCAGACCAAACAAATGAGTATATCAGCATGAATGATGCTTTTAATGACCGTCCCCAGTCAGTTAGCACAGTTAAACAGCTAAACACACATCtggaacaaactcccagaaaactCTCGGCACTTTAAAATCAAGTCTGAGGACTTTTCTGTTTCATCAAACCAAATACTTTCATTCATCTCTTGCACTGCACCGTTCTTCTTTTTCGGtttaagcttgttttttttttttttattttctatcgTCTCTGCCATCTTTGTGTACAAATGTCCTTTTAGAACGTGTTTCTGCACTTTGCCAggtgcttttaatgttttatgtaaagcaaGCTGTGATTGCCGTGTTGTTGAAACGTGCTTTACAAATCAACTTGCCTCGCCGTCACAATCAGGTTTTAGTAAAAGAGGCTTTTTGTTCTCTGTGCAGTAAAACCATGACGGGACACTGtaatgaaaacattcaaaaatgtaGTGCTGACATTACTATTTTTTATTCCCCCGTGAATATTGTTCCTATTTTATACTTCCTCATATttaaactgtacatatttttatttctcctcctgtttatatTACTGTCCATTCAGTTTATTGAATGCTCTACTGTAACCTCTCTGTCATGGAGATAATACAGGAATATCTTTTTCTTATCTTGACACCCTGTTGGCTAATTGGCTCATACAAACTGTGATCCACATCAGGGCACATTTATTATCTTTGTCTAAATTTAGAATAGACTATAGACTATTACACTAATAATCACATATAAGTAGTTTAAAGTCAAACtaaacaataataaatcatGATTACTGTGACAAAGAATGTGccaattaaatgaaaatgaaagaaaacaataaatttctgtgttttcttttattaaacttGAAAAGTTTAACTGTAATAATGATGCACTATGTTTATATTGTGCCCATCTAACACCGCCCACGCCAGTGCACCTCATGCAGGGTCGCCCATGTGTGCATGGAGCTGCACACACGGTCACCGTCGCTGCAGAGATCGCGGTGAAGCGGCTCTGGGAGGTCTGAGTCAGCCTCCGGGCGCTCAGTGATCTCACACTGTGCGTAGCGTCTCTCCGCCGCATGATTGGCTTTACAcatttctccctctgcttttcAAAAATCACTCGGGTGCTCGGTGTGTGACAGCGGAGCCACATGGCCGGGCAACGCCCCCCTCCGAGccgagcagagcagagcacacCGGCCCGGCCACATCCCGGAGGGAGGCCGGGTCGGTCGGgcgggaaggaaggaaggaaggaccaggaaaaaaaaaacaaaaaaaacactcaaacttcAAACCACACATGCAGGAGACGAAGAAACCTGCAGGCCTGAGTTCGTGTTTGCAGCCAAACGCGACGGCCTGCAATGGCCGATTTCTGTGCGGCACAAATGAATGGAAGTAAATGGGTGCAGGATTattctcatcattattattctcaTAAACGCAGAGGTGATTTAAGCAAGTGTGGACATTATATATGATCGAAATGAGCAGCTAATTAAGTCGAGCAGGTAAAGAGGGGTGCATATTGCGGATGGTGCTTTCAATGCGCCGTTCAGGGGGAAAACTGCGCAAACCTGTGCGCACAAATCTGTGTTCGCTACGGCGCCGTTTtgacaggtgagtgtgtgatCAGCGCCGGAGTCCCGTCACAGCTTCTCACGTGTTAACACACTAACTGTCCCCCAAGGATCCGCTACCGGAGCCGCACATTTGCTCCGTTTCTGTCAAACAGCCGcagcctcccctccctccatcctgctACAAACACACCGCGGCGCCATGATCTCTTTGTTTCCTCCGGGCCGAACCCGACCAGACCGACACTTCCTACGGCCGCGTCCCGTGTCTCTGCGCCCCGGACACCGCTCCGTCCTTACCGATACAGACTCCCTTCGTCACTCCCGGGCCTCCGGAGCTCCACTTTTATTCTGGCCGACACGTAAGAGCCCGCGTCAGGCTACACCTCCGCCGCGTCACCGGGAACAACAACACGGAGATTGGAGAAGGACGAGAAAGCAGATGGCGACACTGGCCGGAAATGGCCGACGGACGAACGGAGAAGGACGGAAAATACCGAGGAGAGGCGAACGGTAACGACGCCCTCTTGACCCGTGAAACGTTTGgcaaagtgacagaaaatataataataatcataataatcatcatcattcttcttcttcatcctattattattattattattgttattaatgtttttaattataatatgAGAATGTAACCAGAACAACAGGACTCTAATAGGGTCATAAGAGCTGTGGGCTCCTAGTAACTACAACTTAAAGGGTCTCTTCACCATCAcataaaactgatttttatttgaatgtggTCTTGAACGTTTTGACTTTTCAGCATAGATTTGAGTAGTCTCCaacagtttgtgtctgtgaattACTAACCACCATTATTACTATGTATTATGATAAAACaagttgctgttgtttttcaatGTAAGCAAAGCAAGCAGTAGCAATTCATCTCCTCTATGTGGAGGCAGTCGTGCCAGAAGCAGATATCTCTGCACACATATGCTAAgacgactgtgtgtgtgagacaggctCCCAAACAGTGGAGAAAattgtgatatatatatatatatatataaaatagtaAGGCTATACGTATAATAGGCCATATAGTTACTACTAGATAGTCTAATATTCTCTTTTGTGGTGGACAGACCTTTTAAATTTCAATCATAACATCTCACTATTGATATGTATATACAATATCTGCTGCACTGAAAAGACCAACATAATACTGCATTTATAAATATGAGTGTAAAGTAAAACGCTACAGGCTCACTGATGAACCATCTCTTGATTTGCAGTTTACAAGCTGCAGGTACAAGCTTTGTCCAACACTATTCACTCGTGCATTTTCTTAGCAAATAGCACAAGAGTAAATAACATCAGTAATGGATAAATTCCATTTAGCAACTACATTTTGTGGGTCTTGATACTGTGCATGCTCCCTCACTGTCACACTCTGACTTACTGGGACACCtgaatagaacagagccattgttaatgtcaTTACTCACATTGCATGTGTTTTACCAGAACAAGCACTGAAGCCATTTTCACCACCAGAGGGAAGCATGTGACCATTTTaatgcacacagcagcagtgatctGCAGGTAGACCACACTGGAATATATGTGTCGCttaagaaacataaaaatactcTTGAAagttgaaagaaaatgaaagaaagataaaatacaGCACCTCAGGATGGGATGCTCAATTAAACTGTGGTGCACGACTCTTTATAAATTCACAACAAAGCATCCACATTCAAATATGACAGATGACTGTGATGTATGAAAGTAGAAAGCAGAAATACAACATAAGCAAAAGCACCATGTGACTAAATATGGAAGGATATGGACAATGAGCTTGTATAgatattaacaaaaaataacCAAGAGTCCTGATTTTAATCTCCCCAGATGGTGGCGCTGTAGAGCTGTGCAAACTCTCCGGCCATGTGCTCCTCAGtctctgcctcccctcctcctccccagcgacagagaggagagagctgctggtgtgtcATCGCGTAGATATGTGGAGTTTATCAAGGCAATTCCTTTTATAATCCTCCTGATGCTCGTTGCCGgtgttttatctgtttaatAGCATTTTACTGCCACACGCCATAAAAAACACCCTTTTTATTGTGACACCAAACACATTGTTTGGGGAATTGACCCTGCCTGGGTAATGAACAGCAGTGAATTTGCAGCCAGTTATAAAAAACACCCAGCA
This region of Pempheris klunzingeri isolate RE-2024b chromosome 10, fPemKlu1.hap1, whole genome shotgun sequence genomic DNA includes:
- the creb1b gene encoding cyclic AMP-responsive element-binding protein 1b; the protein is MKMESVVEAQQGVETAVTETENHQITSAQIATLAQVSMATGHATATGPTVTLVQLPNGQTVQVHGVIQAAQPSVIQSPQVQAVQISTIAESEDSQESVDSVTDSQKRREILSRRPSYRKILNDLSSDAPAVPRIEEERAEEDASSAAASATHAITTVTVPTPIYQTSSGQYIAITQGGAIQLANNGTDGVQGLQTLTMTNAAAAAQPGATILQYAQTSDGQQILVPSNQVVVQAASGDVQAYQIRAAPASTIAPGVVMASSPALPTQGATEEVTRKREVRLMKNREAARECRRKKKEYVKCLENRVAVLENQNKTLIEELKALKDLYCHKSE